Proteins encoded together in one Plutella xylostella chromosome 17, ilPluXylo3.1, whole genome shotgun sequence window:
- the LOC105381764 gene encoding uncharacterized protein LOC105381764: MFDRIKQCKHRIMIRQHNFLFVFNLRQGTILIAVHQIALALFVLLVLAAGAAHAAGAAGALQADMADAEERRELDLLLRDHAPGSFPLPNNQRRFRDAEHRATVSLAALQWAGALAALQLLGGLLLLYGGVRARAGPLLAWLLLALPAAPALLAALYAGSQYPCLLYLFGGPLSYHVVGALLMATLLYAICTVGSYVVQLRAGAGGGARGAGAGERLVLLDHAARASLVSAAHLAKLSHAPATHFV, from the exons ATGTTCGATCGCATCAAGCAATGTAAACACAGAATCATGATTCGGCaacacaattttttatttgtttttaatttgcgACAAGGGACCATCCTCATAGCGGTCCACCAAATA GCGCTGGCGCTGTTCGTGCTGCTGGTgctggcggcgggcgcggcgcacgcggcgggcgcggcgggcgcgctgcAGGCCGACATGGCGGACGCGGAGGAGCGGCGCGAGCTAGACCTGCTGCTGCGCGACCACGCGCCCGGCTCCTTCCCGCTGCCCAACAACCAGCGCCGCTTCCGGGACGCCGAGCATAGAGCCACGG TGTCGCTGGCGGCGCTGCAGTGGGCGGGCGCGCTGGCGGCGCTGCAGCTGCTGGGCGGGCTGCTGCTGCTATACGGCGGcgtgcgcgcgcgcgccggccCGCTGCTGGCCTGGCTGCTGCTGGCGctgcccgccgcgcccgcgctgcTGGCCGCGCTGTACGCCGGCAGCCAGTACCCCTGCCTGCTCTACCTGTTCGGCGGCCCGCTGTCCTACC ACGTGGTGGGCGCGCTGTTGATGGCGACACTGCTGTACGCGATCTGCACAGTAGGCAGCTACGTGGTGCAGctgcgggcgggcgcgggcgggggggcgcggggcgcgggggcgggcgagCGGCTCGTGCTGCTGGACCACGCGGCGCGCGCCTCGCTGGTGTCGGCCGCGCACCTCGCCAAGCTGTCGcacgcgcccgccacgcacTTCGTGTAG
- the LOC105381720 gene encoding rRNA methyltransferase 2, mitochondrial — MLRSYAQNNLNFTRMCFLVNCLKRFKSSQEWLTRQKADPYVEKAKFYNYRCRSAFKLIEINEKTKLLQPGQTVVDLGAAPGSWTQVAVAETNAAGADPARPRGAVLAVDKLQIFPIEGASIMSNIDLSTAEAADRVAAALGGRGVDVVLSDMAPSATGVRELDKDRIIGLCYMALRFAALVSKVNGSFLFKVWDGKEVPMLQMDLERFYERTKVLKPQASRSESSEKFILARGFKGIQRPLQNGRWG; from the exons ATGTTGCGCTCCTATGCGcaaaataatttgaactttACAAGGATGTGTTTCCTCGTAAATTGTCTAAAAAGATTTAAGAGCTCCCAGGAGTGGCTAACTCGTCAAAAAGCTGATCCTTACGTGGAAAAGGCCAAGTTCTACAACTACAG GTGTCGCAGCGCATTTAAACTGATAGAAATAAACGAAAAGACAAAATTACTGCAGCCCGGACAGACGGTGGTGGACCTGGGCGCGGCGCCGGGCTCCTGGACGCAGGTGGCGGTGGCGGAGACCAACGCGGCGGGCGCCGACCCCGCGCGGCCCCGCGGCGCCGTGCTCGCCGTCGACAAGCTGCAGATCTTCCCCATCGAG GGTGCAAGTATAATGAGCAACATAGACCTCTCGACGGCGGAGGCGGCGGaccgcgtggcggcggcgctgggcgggcgcggcgtggACGTGGTGCTGTCGGACATGGCGCCCAGCGCCACCGGCGTGCGCGAGCTGGACAAGGACCGCATCATCGGCCTGTGCTACATGGCACTCCGCTTCGCCGCCCTCGTTAGTAAAGTCAATGGATCTTTTCTCTTTAAAGTGTGGGATGGAAAAGAAGTTCCGATGCTACAGATGGATTTAGAGAGATTTTATGAACGCACAAAGGTTCTGAAACCTCAAGCTAGCAGATCAGAATCATCTGAGAAATTCATTTTAGCAAGAGGATTCAAGGGCATCCAGCGACCACTGCAAAATGGAAGATGGGGATAA